CAGAGTAAAAGTCCGTCCCGCAGAACAAACTTCCTCCTGGTTTTAGTAGTTTGAATATTTTTTTTAGTGCCACTTTAATTGAATCTGCATAATAAAGAGATTCCATTGAGAATACAAAATCAAATTTTCCTTTATAATTCATTGATTCTATATCTGTATGAATGAATTCTTCTTTACTGCTATCTTTTTTTTGTTTAGCTTGAATGATCATTTTATTGCTTTTGTCAATCCCTACCACTTTTCTGCAGTTTTTCTCTCTAGCAATTTTCTTTACAACCCATCCATTTCCACACCCTACATCTAAAAATGTAAATGGTTTGTCAAAGGATATTGTTTGCAAAAATTTTGAAACATTCTTTCCGTGCTCTAATTCCATTAATTCGGCCCTTCCATTTTGAGCCCACTCATCAAACGTTTTTCTAACTCTGTCCATATTTATTGTGCTCTTTTCATTTCCATTATAATCTTCGTTTCGCTGATGATTAGTATGAATGAATTCTACGTGCTTCTTATATTTTATTTCTAATAATTTAGTTTGAAAAGAATTGCCTGATGAATCGTGCAGAAACTGTGGTGGAAAATTATATGAGTATACTAAATGCTCTTATTGTTTGAAGCCTAACAGTATGATTTGTAAAAACTGTGCCATTTGCACAACAGAGCAATTTCATTCAATTTGTATGTCGCAAAATACCAACCGTGCTAACACTATGCCAAAAATCAAGTCTGGCAATTACATGGTAGTTACCATGGCTTGATAATAGAAATCTTAAATTTCACATATCATAGCTACTCAAGTTTTAAGTATGATTAGCATCGGTTTGTATCTTTATGGGGCAAATTCCGGTCATTTTGAGCCTAATTGTTCTTTTATTGATGCCTGTCTATGCGTCTGCTCAAAGCCCTGACAGAATTACAATTCTTGATGATTTTGGAAATTATAACAGTGGTGAACCTCTGTTCATTTATGGACAAATAGCAAGCATTACTGATGGCTCTTTTTTAATAATGCAAATTTTTAATCCTGAAGGCGATCTATGTCAAATCCAACAACTCATGCCTTTATCAAATGGAGTATTCATCACAGATGTAATTCCACTAAAAGGTAGAATTTGTGGACTTTCTGGTGAATATGAAATTAAATTATTCTATGGGGATTATTCCAAATCAACAACATTTACTGTTTCATCATCAACTTTCTCTGAACCAAACAATGAAGAAAAGATTTCTCTGGCACAAAATTTGGTAAATGATCAAGCATTATCAATAAGTACATTATTTGATATTTCATCACCTGTATCTAATCAAACATCAAATAATTTGTCTGAATTAGAATCCACTTATGTTGATTTGTGGAGTGAATTTTTTGTAGATGACTTGATTCTTGAGGTTGATCCCTTAATTAGACCTGCAGTATCTTCTTCACTTGATTCTGTTCAGAAATTATTAGATGGAGATGAAATATCTTTTGATATTGCAAAGTCAATTGACAGAACAATATATTCTGCAATATTTAATTACCAAATTGGTGATAAAACAAAGGCAATAGATTTGTTAACTGATGTCTTTGTTGACATTAGAAATGTAAATCCTGAAAAGACAACCACTCAAAGAACTCCTACTTTTGATGAATTAGAAGAGACGCTGCTTAACTTGATGAAAAAATCTGACACTGTAATGAGTAAACCTGTGAAAAATGAAGTGGGTTTTATTTTTGCAAGAGGAACTGCTCCTGTTTATTCTGATGAATTAGGCGAACTAATTGACATTCTTTCAAAATCTAGATATCTTGATGTTGTGTCTAGAAAAGAAAGTGATCTTTACAGACTAGTTCAAAATGATTGGGACTCCCTCAAACCCTCTTTAATGGGTAAAGAATCAATAGATGAATTAATTGAATCTAAAACACGTGTTTCAGAATTACATCAAGCCGCAATATTGTTGCGAGAATTAGATGCTGTTGAGAGGTTCATTTCAAATGATTCTGATGAAAACAGTGATCTTGCTAATATAATCATGCCTGATTGGGATGATTTGGAATCTGATTTGGCCCTGGCAACATCAGTCCAAAGCATTTTGGATTCAGAATCTGAGATAAAACAAATGGTTCAGATAATAGATATTTCTTCAAGGATTAACAAGAGCGTTGAGATTTCGCAATCAAGTGGTGTTGATTCTGCCCTTGTATCTGATTGGAAATCACTTTTAGAAAGAGTAGAAAATGCTGAATCAACTGATGAGATCTTAGAAATTGTCTCAGAGTTTGATCAATCCATTACTGAACTAAGAGAAAAACGAAATCCATTGGTAGTTTTAGAATTTCAATATAAGACCATGAAAGAAAAGGCTGAACTTCAAGCCGATTATCAAAATCTCTTTTTGATTGATAACGCTCTTAAGATTTTAGATACGGCCAAACAAATGGAATCTGGTAATCCTTCAATTACACGAATTGATAGGATTGAAGTTTTGCTGACTTGGGTAAGTGAAAAAGCACCTCAAATAAAATCCGATTTGGATTCTTATGATAAAGATGCATTCAAAGTACGAGCAAGTGATATTTTACAGCGTGCAAAATCTCTTGAAAATTTGGTTGATCTTAGTTTGACTAAGAATCGCTTCTTGCCAAATTATATTGAATTCACTGAAAAATTTAATGAAAAAATTGATGATGTAAGAGATCTTGTAATTAAAAATGATCTTGATCAAGCTGATGTATTGGTAAGAGAATTATTTAGTGAGTGGACTGATGTTTCACAAGCTTATGCAAATGATCCTTTTGGTTCTGATGTTGGATATACTGCAGATGAAATAAAGCGAATCGAATTCCGTAAAAAACTTGATACTTTCTCAAACATGGTGTCTACTTTCTACAACAGTGAATTTTCTGCATATGTTGACAATTACAACAAAATGATGGATGATGCTAATGAATTAATTGATATTGCAAATTTCGTTGATGCAGAATCCAAAATTTTAGAAATTGGTAATTATCTAAGTGAATACTTGGTTCTAAAAAATCCAAAACTTATCTATGATATTTACTATGATGCTGAAAAAAATATCTGGGTTCTTAATGGTGCTACTGACAAATCTATCTTTGATAGACGTGAAAATCTTTATGTGACTATTTTCAATATGGATGGCAGCACTCACAGTAGTTTGAAATTTACTGATACTAAACAAGGTGATTTTTACACTCAATGGATTGCGCCAACAGATCCTGGCCTCTATGTTGTAATGCTACAATATCAAAATTCCAAGGCTACTCAGATTGTCCATGTTGAAGAAAAATTTGATTACAAATACAGTACATCTGATTTGAGTATGGTTGAATTGGCACGTGAATTTGAAGATCTAGAATCATTTGCAGAAAAATTTGGCGGTGAGAATTTTGTTAGTAATTCAAGATTTGCATCTGTAATAAATGAAATCAAATCTGGTTTTACTGACAAGAATGCTAAAAGTGTGGATGAAAACATTGATGAACTAAAAATGATCATTGAAAGATATCTTCCAATACGTTCACGTACTGCAGTGATTGAAGCCTCATATAATGACGATAAATTAATAGTGTCAGGAGCAATTCAGAAGACAATTGCGTTTAGAGAGGATCTGTTTGTTGACATTTTTGATCAGAGAGGAAATTTGATAGATGAAATAGCGCTGAAAGATAGTTCTTCAGGATTGTTCTCTGAAGTCATATCCGAGCCATTTGATCCTGGTCTTTATGTCATTCAATTAGAATATCATGATGTACGCGTAACTGACTTTTTTAATGTAAAGTGATTATTTTTTTCCTTTCACTAAATTAAAGAGTTGTCTTACGGCAAGTTTTGGATGGTGGGTTGCCAGCTTTATCATATTTGATAATCCAAATTCTGCTTTTATAAAATCGATAAACTCTTCAGGTTTCAATTCTTTAATAATGTCTAACTCTCTATCCCACTCTTCATCTGATAACCCAATCCATCTATTCTGCACTTTTCCTGCAGAATTAATTTTTGATTCAATCTCTTTTCTCCAATTTTCTTCATAGGGATTTAATGCAGTTTTGTCTGTATTTCCTGATTTTATTGCATCTGATGCGACTTTTCCCGCGACTCTGCCGAATTTTATTGCATATCTTATTCCTTCCAAAACCAAAGGATTTGCTTGGCCTGCAGAATCTCCAACTAAAATCAAATTGTTAAACACAGTTTTTCTTGACAAGCCATCATTTGGAATTAATCCATAATGAAACTCCATTGGTGATATTTTTCCTAGTTTTTTAATTGGGCCTATCTTTGAATCCATTAATTCTTTGAGTCTTTGAGTTGGGTCTATATCTGATTCTGGTTTTCCAACACCTACTCCAATTCTAACAATGTTGTTTCCTAAAGGAAAAATCCACGCATATCCAGCTGGTGAGTATTGCTGACCTACCATCAACCACCATGTATCTGATTCTACATTTTCTACTTTCACCTCGTATTCTGCTCCTGCACCGAATCTTTTCCATTGAGTTGCAAACCCCATTGCTTTGCACACTGTAGATGGAAAGCCGCTTGCGTCAATCACTACTTTTGAATGAAACGTAATTTTTCCATTTGGCCCAATTCCACTAACTCCTACAATATCTCCCCTCTTATTTTTAATTACATCCTTGACATTAATTTTCACAAAGATGTCTGCACCTGCCTGCTTTGCTTGTTGTGCTAACCATCTGTATGTTTTTCTCACATCTAAAACAGCCGCCCGTGGAACTGAATCCCTAATTGTAACTTCATTGCTTGGTGAACAAAATGAGAAATTTTTAATTGGATTAAAACAATCATCTGGAATTCCAAACTCTTTGATATTTTGAATCCATGTGACTCCGCTTGTTCTAACAGTTTCTGCAATTGAATTTTCTTTTTCTAATAGAGCAACTTTAATTCCATTTTTTGCAGATGCAAATGCTGCTGATGACCCTGCTGGCCCTCCTCCTACTATAACTAAATCATAGTGATGTTCTTCAGACAACTTAACTCAATCAGCAGTCCTAGGATATAATTTTGAGGAATTTCTGTGAAATCATTTCTTTAAAACTGGTGTGCCTGATGCATCGTTTTCTCTTTCTGAATCAAAGGTTTGCATATGTCCTGGATCTCTATGCATGTAACTATGAGTCTCCCCTTCACTCTTTCTGCAGAATTTTGAATGAATTGTCTCCTCTATCTTTAATGTTGTTTCATTTTCATGAAATAAGCGTTTTCCACAGTCGGGGCATATGAATTCAGGCATAAATTCCGTTTGTATCAAATCTATTTAGATGTTTCAGGCAATATTGAATTGACTGTTTTATTCTGGAACCGAAACTTTAGATGTTTACAACTTTGTAATTATTTATGGATGAATCTCAAATCTCGTCTTTTGTTATGTGGTCTGCCATTACTGGAATTATTATGGTGATTACTGGACTAAGTTACCGTGCATATTTGAGGACAAAGAACGATGAGATCTCTTCATCTTGAAAAAAAAGGATTAAGGGGACTTGCTATTGCTGAAAGCTTTGCACCAAACTCCTCAAAATCTATCTTGTCTGGAATTGTGATGAGGCGAGATTTCATTATTGATGATTTTGTATTCGGAAGTGCAACATTAGGTGGCAATGATGCTACTGATTCTATTCTAAAGATGTACGATGAACTTGATAGACCTGACGTCAGTTATGTGTTGATCTCTGGCTTGATAGTTTCCATGTATAATATTATAGATATCCGAAAATTATTTGATTCTCTAAAAATTCCAATTATTGGAGTTTCGTATAACGATTCTCTTGGAATTGAAGGTGCTCTTAAACATCATTTTCCAAATTCATTTGAATCCAAAATTTCTGAATATCATAAATTAGGTAAACGAGAAAAAATTACTCTACACACATGTCATGATATTTTTGTTAGGAGGGAAGGTTGCACATTAAATGATGTGAAACATCTTCTTGATGATTTAACATTAAATGGTTCAATTCCAGAACCTATTCGTGTATCTCAATTACTTGCAAAAACGTTACTTGAAAAAGGATTATCCTTCTGAAGCGGTCTTGCCACCATCTACATTTAGAATGGTTCCTGTTACCCAATTTGCTTCATCTGATGCTAAATAGAGTACAGCATTTGCAACATCTACTGGTTCACCAACTCTTGCAAGAGGTAATCTTTCTTCAAGAACTTTTCTTGCTTGAGGATCATCAAGATATGGTTTAATCATTCCTGAGTTGATAATTCCTGGATTTACACAATTGCATCTGATGTTTCTTCTTGCATATTCTACTGCAATTGATTTTGTAAACATGGAAATTGCTGCTTTGGTTGCAGAATATGCTGCTAAATGTACTCTTGGTATTGCTCTTTCACTTGAAATCGACCCTATATTCACAATGACTCCACTTTTTACATCTGACATTTTTGAAAGAACTGCTTTTGTCATATGAAACACTCCTAACAAATTGACATCAATGAGTTTTTTAATTTCAGAATCTTTCATTTCATGAAAGTGCACTGGATCATTAATTGCTCCTGCATTATTTACTAAAATATCTATTTTACCATATGTGTCCATGATTTGATTAACAGCTTGGAGTGCTTGTGATTCATCAGTCAAATCACATGTTACTGATGCTGTTGATTCTTCATTCCCAATCTCTTTTCTTGCCTTTTCTAATCCTTCTAGGCTTCTTGCAACAAGAACAACCTTTGCTCCTTCTTCAGTAAATCTTTTGACGATTCCTTTACCTATATCACTTGATGCCCCTGTAACTATGGCGACTTTATCACTTAATCTCATACTAACACAAATAACTCATAACTTATAGAATTTTTGTTTAACTTTATTCGTGGTTTTAGTTTTATTTGGAATCATTAATTTTTTTGATGTGTTCAATTATTCCTGTATAGTCTATTTCGCCTAGTCCTTCTTTAAGAGCGTCACTGTACACTTGTTCTGCTTTTTCAATCATTGGTAGTTTTATTCCTAAAGATTTGGCAGTTTCTGTAATTGTACTGATATCTTTTTTTAGATTTGCAAGGGTAAATGTTGCCTCATATTTACCCTCTGCCATTTTGTATGCCTTTTTTTCACTCATTCCTGTTTTAAAGTACGTAGAGTTTAAAATTTCAAGAAATATTCTAGGATCAACATTTAATTTCTTAACAAGAGTGATTCCCTCTGATAGCGCCAGTGCAAGCATAGTTATTTGAAGATTCATGGCAAGCTTGACTGAATGTGCAACCCCACTTTCTCCTAAGAAAAATACTTTGTTTGCAATATTGTATAAGACATTTTTACAACTCTCAAAAGTACTCTTGTCTCCTGACACCATCATGACTAAATCTCCAGTAATTGCAACATTTGGTCCTCCCATTACTGGGATGTCTAATTTCTGAATGTTATGCTCTAGAAATTTTTCTGAAATGTTTTTTGATTCTGATGGACTAATCGTGCTCATATCTGCAACAATTAATTTTTCATTTTTACCCTCAATTATTCCATCTTTTTCAAAAGATATTTGTTTTATTGCATCTGCATCTTTTACTACAATAATGACAAGTTCTACATCCTCTGCAATTTCTTTAGGTGATGATACAACCTTAGCTCCTTTCTTTTTGATTTGCGTTGTTTTTTCTTTTGTTCGATTGTACACTGTAACGTCAAAACCTGAATCCAACAAATGCAGCGCTACTGCATTTCCTAACATTCCTAAACCCACAATGCCTATTTTTTTCATTTTTTATCATTACTTGGAATTAATATTTTAATGACGTTCTTCATTTTGAATCTCCCATTGATTATTTCCAAATCTTGATGAGACAAATTCTAATTGTCCTATTGTCTTGTCGCCTTTTTTAACTTTGGCAAAATCAAATTTTTTCAATCTTAGTAGTTTCTCTTTTGGTTTGTATCCTCCTTCAATTACTTTTACCTTGAATCTTTTACTTGCTTTGATAATCATCTTCCTTGCAATTTGAACATCGCCCATCCATGAAAACATTTCAAAATCTCCAAAATTTTTACTGGAAATCTCATATCCATATAGTCTAGCTTCAAGTTTCACTCCTTGAACTTTTGCCTGATTATTTAACCATGATACAATCTCTTCTCCGTGACCCTTCTCAACCCCAAATGTTTCTGAATCCCTCATCTATTCAAACTCACATTATCAAACCATAATAATCATTTTCAAATCACTGTTAGACTAAAATATTGACTAGTTCTTCAAATTTCATGCTCACAATTGATTGCAAAGATGTTTTATCAATAAAAAATGAATTACTTGTATATGTTGCAGATAAAGTAGCAGCTATTCCTACCCTCAAACAACATCAATTCACACTCTCTACTTTTGATGATGATGACATTATTGATGCTGATTTAGTAATTTCTGCCATTAAAGAATACTTGGACTCGATAGATGAAGGAAAAAACTTTGCTGTAATTTCAAATGATAGAAAAATTAACATCACATCTATTTCAGGCAGAGTGATAGAACGAGAATCTGTAGAACAATCTGAAATGTTTACTTGCACTCATTGTGGTTTTGTCACAAGATACCAAGTTGAATTAAATGTCCACATGAGAATTCACTATCTTTGAGTTTTATTAAAAATTCTAAAACTTGGATTTTTAATTATGGGCATTTCTTGAGCCATTGAAAAATTATGACTTTCAAAGCGTTTTTGGTATTCTGAAATGTAACTTTGTGCCACTTGTATTATTTTAAATCTAGTTCTTATTCCGTCAATCTCTGATTGCTTCCCAAACACATCATAGACTACAACTGTGTACTGACTTGGTTTAACCTGATACTTTGAACTACAATGCCACAAAATTCCCAATGTCACTACAAAAAACCCTGTGACAAATTTATCTAGAATTTTAATTACATTTTGATTTTTAACAGGATCTTTATAAGCACTAGTTACACAAAAAAATTGTGAAAAAATCGTCAAAGAATAATGTGAATAAAGTTTATTGTGAAAAATGTGATCTTGTTTTTGAATCTAGAGAAAGATTTGAAAAACATCTTGACGGACATTCATCAAATATTGCATGTGAAATGTGTCCTATTGACACTGTAATTGCAAAATTTGTAAATTTGTTTAAACGAAAGCCATCACGTAATTTGGAATAAGTTTTTTTAAACAATTCCATCTTTTTGAAATATGCATAAAAAAGCTGTAATTTTAGGCGTCATTGTTGTAGCAATAGTCGCCGGTATTGCAGCATCTATTTCATCATCTACATCAGAAACCGTTAATCTTGATATGGGTAGAACACATGGTACAATCTCTACTGCTATGGGTTCTGCAATTTTAGGTGATCCTTCTGCTCCAATCACAATTGTTGAATTTGGTGATTATCAATGTCATCAATACTATAATTGGTTTCACAATACAAAACCTGCAATAACACGTGATTATATTGAAACTGGAAAAGCAAATTTAGTTTTTGTTGATTTGGCCGTTTTGGGAAATGATTCCCCCAAAGCAGCTCAGGCTTCATATTGTGCTGAAGATCAAGGGATGTACTGGGATTATCATGGCCTTCTTTACAATTCACAAGAACCAAAAATAGATGGAGGTTGGGCAAATTCTGAAAGGCTAAAGGCATTTGCATTTACTTTGAGTCTTGATATGGGCCTTTTTGAAAGTTGTCTTGATTCAGGAAAATATTCAAAACGTGTTCAGTACAACATACAACAAGCAAGAGACAATGGTGTACATGGAACTCCTGGGTTCTTCATTGTAGGTTCTGATGGACAACAACAAATCAGTGGGGCACAACCATTTTCTGTTTTTAAACAAATGCTGGATCCTATGATCTAAATGATACAACCAATCAAACTTGTATTTTCAAATTTCAAATATGTTCTCTTATCTACTGTCATTTTTGTATCTATGATGATTGGCTTACTGATATTATCTGAATATGTTTTCTTATACCCCTATATTGTAAGTCATTTACCTTCTGGAACTGAATTGGGATTTGTATTAATCTTAACACTTTCAGCACTGTCTGCATTGGTAATTCCAATGAATATTTTTCGAATTAATATTTTAAAAAGTTCAAAACAAAAAATGGGTGGCGGTGCTATTGGTTCTATCATGGGTGCTATTGCTGATGCATGCAGTTGTGGCCCTGTGGGGGTTTGCAGTGATCTCAACTTTTGGCTCAGTAGGTGCTACTGCAACTGTGTTTCTAACAAATTATGAAATCCCCATCCGAATCATTGCAATTGCTATTTTGATTGTAACTTATTTCACTACTGTAAAATCCCTCAAAATCGAGTGTAACGTCAATTCTTGATCTTGATGTATTAGAAATTACTAATTAGACAAATATTTGCAACCTTGGAATGTATGTTATAGTCATCTGAATAGATTCTATGACATTCATTTATGTTCCAATTCGGCCTAGTAGGAGAGATCCAGAGGCAGATGAAATAGAAGATGCAGAGGATTAGAGTTTTTTTGAATTTTAATGAATAAATTAATTTTAAAATTTACAAAGTTGAGATATTTATTTGC
This genomic window from Nitrosopumilus ureiphilus contains:
- a CDS encoding class I SAM-dependent methyltransferase translates to MDRVRKTFDEWAQNGRAELMELEHGKNVSKFLQTISFDKPFTFLDVGCGNGWVVKKIAREKNCRKVVGIDKSNKMIIQAKQKKDSSKEEFIHTDIESMNYKGKFDFVFSMESLYYADSIKVALKKIFKLLKPGGSLFCGTDFYSDNKVTAKWAKIMKIQMHLHSKKEWKEFFKNTGFIVKTKQVKDLKSRKKWKREFGTLFIIGTKPQR
- a CDS encoding NAD(P)/FAD-dependent oxidoreductase, producing MSEEHHYDLVIVGGGPAGSSAAFASAKNGIKVALLEKENSIAETVRTSGVTWIQNIKEFGIPDDCFNPIKNFSFCSPSNEVTIRDSVPRAAVLDVRKTYRWLAQQAKQAGADIFVKINVKDVIKNKRGDIVGVSGIGPNGKITFHSKVVIDASGFPSTVCKAMGFATQWKRFGAGAEYEVKVENVESDTWWLMVGQQYSPAGYAWIFPLGNNIVRIGVGVGKPESDIDPTQRLKELMDSKIGPIKKLGKISPMEFHYGLIPNDGLSRKTVFNNLILVGDSAGQANPLVLEGIRYAIKFGRVAGKVASDAIKSGNTDKTALNPYEENWRKEIESKINSAGKVQNRWIGLSDEEWDRELDIIKELKPEEFIDFIKAEFGLSNMIKLATHHPKLAVRQLFNLVKGKK
- a CDS encoding DUF99 family protein encodes the protein MRSLHLEKKGLRGLAIAESFAPNSSKSILSGIVMRRDFIIDDFVFGSATLGGNDATDSILKMYDELDRPDVSYVLISGLIVSMYNIIDIRKLFDSLKIPIIGVSYNDSLGIEGALKHHFPNSFESKISEYHKLGKREKITLHTCHDIFVRREGCTLNDVKHLLDDLTLNGSIPEPIRVSQLLAKTLLEKGLSF
- a CDS encoding SDR family NAD(P)-dependent oxidoreductase — its product is MRLSDKVAIVTGASSDIGKGIVKRFTEEGAKVVLVARSLEGLEKARKEIGNEESTASVTCDLTDESQALQAVNQIMDTYGKIDILVNNAGAINDPVHFHEMKDSEIKKLIDVNLLGVFHMTKAVLSKMSDVKSGVIVNIGSISSERAIPRVHLAAYSATKAAISMFTKSIAVEYARRNIRCNCVNPGIINSGMIKPYLDDPQARKVLEERLPLARVGEPVDVANAVLYLASDEANWVTGTILNVDGGKTASEG
- a CDS encoding NAD(P)-dependent oxidoreductase, which encodes MKKIGIVGLGMLGNAVALHLLDSGFDVTVYNRTKEKTTQIKKKGAKVVSSPKEIAEDVELVIIVVKDADAIKQISFEKDGIIEGKNEKLIVADMSTISPSESKNISEKFLEHNIQKLDIPVMGGPNVAITGDLVMMVSGDKSTFESCKNVLYNIANKVFFLGESGVAHSVKLAMNLQITMLALALSEGITLVKKLNVDPRIFLEILNSTYFKTGMSEKKAYKMAEGKYEATFTLANLKKDISTITETAKSLGIKLPMIEKAEQVYSDALKEGLGEIDYTGIIEHIKKINDSK
- a CDS encoding C2H2-type zinc finger protein; this translates as MLTIDCKDVLSIKNELLVYVADKVAAIPTLKQHQFTLSTFDDDDIIDADLVISAIKEYLDSIDEGKNFAVISNDRKINITSISGRVIERESVEQSEMFTCTHCGFVTRYQVELNVHMRIHYL
- a CDS encoding DsbA family protein; translation: MHKKAVILGVIVVAIVAGIAASISSSTSETVNLDMGRTHGTISTAMGSAILGDPSAPITIVEFGDYQCHQYYNWFHNTKPAITRDYIETGKANLVFVDLAVLGNDSPKAAQASYCAEDQGMYWDYHGLLYNSQEPKIDGGWANSERLKAFAFTLSLDMGLFESCLDSGKYSKRVQYNIQQARDNGVHGTPGFFIVGSDGQQQISGAQPFSVFKQMLDPMI